A stretch of the Sorangium aterium genome encodes the following:
- a CDS encoding RNA polymerase sigma factor codes for MTESRPSLGESRAAFESAVRPVLPRLYRFCASLCGARDQADDLFQNALLKAYLHAASFEGRSDLGVWLCGIARHEYLEAYRTEARRRGLLDRLVEVCSEALGILPRAEVSSPEAAAILNQDTGVLLACLQELPEEFRTVVVLCDIEEVGYDNVAELLGIPKGTVKSRHARGRARLRDAYERLAAPRVVAAREGST; via the coding sequence ATGACCGAATCGCGACCCTCCCTCGGCGAATCGCGTGCGGCGTTCGAGTCGGCGGTGCGCCCGGTGCTCCCCCGGCTCTATCGATTCTGCGCCTCGCTCTGCGGCGCGCGAGACCAGGCGGACGATCTTTTCCAGAACGCGTTGCTCAAGGCATACCTGCACGCGGCGTCCTTCGAAGGGCGCTCGGACCTCGGCGTCTGGCTGTGCGGGATCGCTCGGCACGAGTACCTGGAGGCCTACCGGACCGAGGCGCGGCGCCGCGGCCTGCTCGATCGGCTCGTCGAGGTGTGCAGCGAGGCGCTCGGCATCCTGCCTCGCGCCGAGGTCTCGAGCCCGGAGGCGGCCGCGATCTTGAACCAGGACACCGGAGTGCTCCTTGCGTGCCTCCAGGAGCTGCCGGAGGAGTTTCGCACCGTGGTGGTGCTATGCGACATCGAGGAAGTGGGCTATGACAACGTGGCCGAGCTCCTCGGGATCCCCAAGGGGACGGTGAAGAGCCGCCACGCTCGCGGGCGCGCGCGGCTGCGCGACGCCTACGAGCGTCTGGCGGCGCCGCGTGTCGTCGCGGCGCGGGAGGGTTCGACATGA